The Gossypium hirsutum isolate 1008001.06 chromosome D07, Gossypium_hirsutum_v2.1, whole genome shotgun sequence genome includes the window TcactttaatttttcaaaatttattttttttaattttcaatctatcacattttctcaacaatttctcattttccttcaatttcttgAAGCTCAACTTTAATTGTGTTTGAAAGgttgttattattataataaaattaatgtttttttttaatttaaactcattataaatttttatcatttgttcTTTTTGATATAATACCTAAAACTACTCATAAACTCTCCTCAATCCTTAAATAGGAGTATAACCCACTTCAACACATtcgaactcacgtcctcctaCATTAGCAACAATATTGATATGAATCGAACTAATACTCATtagacataaaaataatatttttaatttattatgaaatAAAGGATTGAAAACTTCCCTTTCTAATGAAGTTCTATGGTttatttagcttttttttttaaatctattttctTAGTCATGGAAAATGTCAGAAAACAAAATGCCCCCTTGCACGTGAGGACTGAAGAACTTGCTCAGAATTAGAGTTTGTTTACATTATAATAAATATAGCAAAATTTTAATAGTTCATCTTCTTTTAAGTACACAGTTGCTCACCTCAATCTAGATTGTGTAAGAAAAACACCAGGAAAAAGAACAAAATAGATTACAAGCCATTCTTTTCGAGAGTGGaaagtatgtaaaaatttttACAGTTTACTAGAACTATTGCCTCTTAAAAAGTGCAACTGGATTCGACTCGATTTCCCTCAAACTTTGAACAATATCATCAATGTTCCTTGATAGGTGATTAGAATGCTCTTCCATTTCTCTTAATACCATGTCAAGCTGCTCTTGAATTGCTGCAGAACGCTTTCGTTCCCGTTGTAACTCAGCCGTCAATTCTCGAATCTTTACATCTTTCTCATCCTATTGGGTTGTGTATGGGAGAGAGATGAGAAACAAGAGTGGCACGGTTATTTTTCCACAATGGCAAAAAGAAAtcaaacattgaaacaacttTAAAACAAGGAGATTACCATGACCATTTTCCAAGTCTGAAGTTCTAGCTTTTGTACATAAAGGGACAAAGATATTTGAAATGAATACATAGTAACTCAATCAGCAAAAGATTAGCATATCAATCAAATAATTAATCAGACTAATAAAACAGGTTTTGCATGTTAAGACTCAGTCAGAAGCAGTAGAAGCTGAATTTCCAGCTTTGTTTGATTTGAGGAACACATATTAGAGATACAATTTTATGAACATACCAAGTGGCTTCAAGGTATGAGCAACAGCCTGAGGTCAGGTTTGGGTGAACAAATATGGCAAACAACTGGAGGGGATCCAGTCTGAACTCTCAAGCAGGTGGTTCAACACTAGCATCTTACCCACTCAGCCCATTTGATTAAAGGAAGCTTACAGACTGCATGGGGTTGCACAACTTCAGCCTGAATCTTAACTATAAGTCTCACTCAGGAGTCGTAACCaatcaaatattaattaatataacaaaattttcagaaacaCAATTTCACCCATTATAAATCAAGGGTTGTACCATACTTTTTAGTCACATAGCTACCAGTTTAAGGAATATCTAGCTTCACACATCTACCTCCATCGTTTAGTGCTTTGAAAAATCTTTCTTGCTCTGGACATTGCAACAATATCTTTAGGTCAGTCATCAAAAGCTAGTTCTGTTGTTGAGATCATAATTATCTGTGAAACCACAGAAAACTTTTGCTTATGGAAATGAGCTCCGAACTATTCCGTGATCAATCTGCATATTTTCCTTTATGAGCCTACCCATGAAGGAACTTTTCTCTATGCCAACTTCACTCGAACGCAAGGTGACCCAATTTGGAAGGCCTAAGAACAACCAGAGTCGTACTCTTCAAACTTTATAGAGACAGTGAAAGACCATTTACTAATGCTCCAAAGCTCAAATCAGGACTACGATTGAATATAGCTCCTTCTTACTTGGAAGAATGCATACTTTCTTCTAACTCGTACTTAGTTGTTCTATTTGTAAGAACTAAGAAGTCATTGCCTGTTTGAATTCTTGTAACTTAAATTATCAAATATGAATTCTTGTACTAATTCTTTAAAGGCATGGGATCATATTCAACCAACTTATGTAATTAATCTTTAAATACTTTTCGCCGATTCTAGAATTGAGCCATAAACTGTACTCGAGACTTTGCAAACCTTAAACTCCTCCAATAGACTGCAACACATTAGCAGTCACCATATTACGGTTCAATTTCAGACTGCTATAAAAACCCACAGATTCTTAAGTTAACTAAGTAgctataaatttatataaatcagTTAAATTCATTTAGAGAATCCACTTCTTATAAAGGCAAATCATAGGGAGGGAAAGAAATTACCGGCGTTTGCGACAAAAGCATGCTTCGGCGACCATTGACGGGAATAGGAACCAGCTGATGATTATGTTCCTTAACAAACCTGGAAACAACCCATTTCcctgtcttttctttctttaccacAATCATGGCTTTACACCCTTCTCTGGTAATCGCTCTAGGCTTTCGATTTTCACTTCTACGAGGCCTTAGCTTCCGGAACCCTTCTTTGTTACAGACCAGTCGACGCCAAACCACTTTGCCGTCACGCATTGAGCGGCGAAACGCATCCACGCGCATGATGAATCCCACACGAGTGGCGTAGGCGTCGTAGAACACTTTGGCTGCTTCTTCCGATTCGAATTCCTTCCCGACATACGGTTCCTCATCGGAAGTTCCTTCAACGGAAACAAACTCTTTTCCGTCTGAATTTTGTATTGGTTCAGCTTCGGGTTCTTCCATGGAAGCATTTTCACCCACTGATAaagttgttgttgtttttttttttaaagaaaaaaagaaattataaactGTTAATCAAACTTCTTGATTCAGTTTTTATTAGGttctttaaatttgaaatatatgtaatatatataaagaaaaaaaaaggaaggactTACTAGATTGAAGATCCAAGTTGGAATCCAGTGAAGAGCAGGGCATGGCGTAGTAGGAGGAGGagaattttgggtttaaatttataaGCAGAAACGATCAGCTTTGGTGCGGAGCGAGGGGATCGAGATGGAAGCCTTCTATTCACAATAGATTTCCATGTGTGCAGTTAGGGGTAGAGAAATAACCCaccaaatccaaaataaaacccAATCAGTttacaaaatataaatttgaattgaatttttttatttattatataattaattctatattttatatgatatcaaaataaatattttatatttaaaatagtaaaagtaattttaaaaaattttaaaaactattgtTTTTAGaaacatttataaaaaattaaaaaattttgttaaataatattaaaaaaatcataaaactaagtttattttattaaaataaattttaaaaattaaatcaaactatAATTGTCCGTTCAAAAGATCTAAAAATCCTAATCAAAACCAGATATCACCTTATGTGTAATAAAATTCCGccatattttaatattgtttttattttatggaaaattatTTAGAGAGAATTTTGTGGTAAATTATTTTTCCTTAGAAAAAAGTTTGGTAAATCAAAAAAAACTTAGGACTCCATAGAAAACAAGCtaattaacttctttaaatcgTTTTCTCCAGAAGAgcctttataaaatttaaattttatatagctttaaaaatttttatataaaaattaatttataattttaatattattaaacatatatatttatataatttattattttaataaattatttaatattataattttattttacaaacaaattttaacattaatacttatttttaattttaaattgtatttttaaaattttattgaaaatacttgtattattacaatttataaatatttaataataaatacttTATGGAATAagatttgaatattttaataatataaatatgaatatttatttaaatcatgtttaACTTCATTTATCTCTTAAAATTAAGCACTtgttattattaagtttatataagatattaattcatataaataaattttgattgtcaatataatattttataacaaatataatttatgttgaatttatttatctaaaaaaatatttaaaaatttattcttaaaaagATTAACAAATaacgaaaaatattttttgtaaaatcaTCCAAGCACTAACCGTGTAGGTGCCTTCTCTAGtaagaaatcataaataaaatttcaacattaaaatcaaattaatgaCATTCacaatttatcaaattcatcatCCAATCAAGTAGGagatgtaatgacccaaaattcacgggcgttggaaaagtacattatcgggcctccgtcttaataAACTaagtcataaataattattagaagtaattatgagtttagctgagtgcttaattaggtattaattaggtgaatttagtctaactaagaataattaggaaaaaggattaaatagagtaaagggtaaaagtttacttacagattaaaagaaagtataaagggaccaaaatggcaattaagccatacTTGGAATATGAGGTGGCaaacattaaaacaaaaatataagatttttgttaagttataaattataaatatattattttagttataaattatattaaattaattcaaaataactatattataagatttttatatgataaataagttATGATTTTGACAAATGGatggtgataaaataataaatgtgtaattaaaatatgtatatatttgtagtttatagatttaatttacttattaattaagcataagatatttattatttattatttattattattaaattaaaagatatttaataattaaataattagtataagatttttggttaataataaattatgcttttgccaagtgtatggtaaaaataaaatacaagtgtattacatttatttatttacttgaaaattaagtaaaagataattagtaattaaataattatattatgagatttttatttgataaacaaattaagtagtgacaattgtatggtattgatggtgtacaaatgtgaatatatgattaaatatttaatagatatttagaataaaatatattatattattataacataaagtaaataaaagaaaagaaaagaaaagaaagcaaatgaaataaaagaaagaaagaaacagaataggcaacagagaagaaacaggggagaaagaaagaaaaagaaaaagagaaagaaaggaaaaactagggtttaaagttttaaagctttaaaggtaagtcaatcaagtccttttcttttaattttgatgttttagaagtcttagaacaaagttttgttgaaattaagctaaatttttgtaagttcttagatttttgaacatgattcatgttgaacaaattgttaaattaagggtttggttgatagaatttctagttagaattgataaaaggattaaattgtaaactaggttATAAGTTTTACATATTTGGGATTAAGTTgtaagaagttttaaattagggttttattatgaatattgaataGTTGAGTTAAATATGGCAAAGAATTAAGTAGAAAAGAAGTATGAATTAagttagaaaagtaagtaaacttagtaggattaaattgagaataagtaggaattgaataaaatttaatttttattatttttatttttataatttaatgctgtaattaatagtgaaaataattatcatttttgtaGCTAACAAAGAACTCGAGGCATCgacatcgaaaggaaaggagaaagttatcgaggactaaaacgggagatttatagtttgtattattataattcaaattatttattattaaatgctatatttaaatttatatgtatggtaagtgaaatatatggtaagtattattattaagttgaaagaaattcaattgaatgatgaatatatgtgtggaattgaattgaatattgacttgaaaaatggaaaagtgaattttgaattgaattgtgattgaaagtgaaaaactgaaattgaattgaaatgtgaatttggagaacctattaactagtcgggctgagtcagatatagttggcatgccataggattggaaaagttcagggatacttcgacctcaaGTCGATGAGACATTGGGAGTCACTATATTttttcggatagattcgatgaggtactgagtaccaactttcttcggctttgccgatgagacactgggtgtcaactattgctttgaactatccgatgaggcactgggtgccatactggagtgtttggttggatccgtgtatcaaCCAAAGTctgagttttgttaatagggtaaataagaAAATGATAAACTGAATGAGTTGTTCAATCGaactattgaaatgaaatgaaatgaaaagtcgaactgtgaattgaaatgtgatatgagattgagaaatgaatCTAAGGTTCATGATGTGTCCAAGTTCCAAATTGtggatatatgatattaattgatgaattgttattgtggaaatatgaaatttgagtttaaatttgtatgtatgattttatgcattacatgtttattaatattataatttgaattatggtaataccactaagtatgaaatactcagcgtacggttttttCCGTACGCAAGTCATTAGAGTTCAAGGTCCAGTTCAACATCCAGAAAGATCTCGGCTCCATCaagaaaattttggtgatgtatttcttcattttgtttaagtggcatgtactaggtgatTGTACACGAgtcgtatatatatacatatgtaaatatatatgctaaatgaTCTTGGTTGTAAATAAATGGTTATAATCTTTTGGAtgataaataaagtttaaaagttataaattagtaAACTTAGTATTAAAtcttgaaatgaaatgaaatgaaagatatgaattagttttttttaacatgttaactttaaccttttataattaaagtagTAAACCAATTTATTAAGCATGATTTAGTAGCGttttaaagtataaaatcattgattgaaatattggtattggtttgtttttagttttaagtttgcagggggttttatgtaaaaataagcagaaatactgtcgaaattaaaaaaaaagaatgaagccaattagcataaatttatatgaatttataatcattttataacatgtttgttatttatttaagaattatttgtaaattatctgagatatctggtaatgcctcataaccctattccaacaACGGTTTGGGGTTAATGGGGTGTTACAGGAGATATGAATCTTGTAGAATTAAAATAGAAGAGCTTGTTTTGATTAGCTTTTATGGATACATTGATTataaaattcaattccattatataattaagttataaattaGGTTCAAactattaaaatgttttaattcaCTTACATGTGTTATTTAACAGTTGACTTAACGGTTTTAATAACAGAAAGACACAACTTtgaaatgttttaaagtttaaggattaaTTTAGAATAAGAATCATAGTTCAGAAGCTTCTAGTACAATTtacttaaatttaaaagaaattataaaatatcatatcgCTCCTATAAAAAGAAATTATACGACACAAGCATGATTGTCAGaattaaatttagaaattaatgATTCAACCTGTGCCATATAATTCTGAATAGttaaatttgtttcaaatcaataaaaattgaaaaaaaaaacaaatatttttatttatgctaaggttcatttttatgttttattcttttaataaatatttttatctttttaatattttattttttgaattattattaatttattcttattaaaaaaatttaggttaaattatagaaataatcACCTAACCATGCCCGTGTTCTTGTTTTGGCCACTTAActttatagatttttaatttaggTACTAAACTTTGaatttgttattgttttgatCTCCCCCACCGCTAAATTGATAACAGAAATAATAGTGTGATATTTTTTAAactggtataataacacatttagtcttcaatacttacatattctatcaatttgatcttaattctatataattaaataaatttaatcattcacatttacaaattctatcaatttgatcctcaaactttCAAACcaaaccttttaaattttaaaatagagataTTCCTCGCctataaatttgtaaaaccccaaaaagaaaaaaaaaaaaacttctccaGTTCTACCTAATATGCTAATAAAaagttttcttttgattcaagGATTATCATCACATGATAGTgaaagcttaattttttttgtatatttatataattatcttttttattttacttgtgaaaatattaaactcaaataataatatttaatttagtatcATAATccgaataaaataaatattatcttaGGCATGATTTTAGTAGCAATAAatcacaataaaaataaatattccttattaattgattttatggactaaattacgtaatgtTTCTCACCATATCATAAATCATAATCCCTAACTATATCATTACCGACCTTGTTTACTCAAACATtacaaaaatttttataaataaaatttccaaaccaTTAGTCATACATGGGCATTGTTAGGAAAAAATCCTATATTGTTTTCCTGCGTTGAAGATAACGATACAATCGTCTTTatggtataaatattttttttacatcaattttattttattatatttaatttaatacacaAAATAATTATGCTTAAACTCTAAAACCCAATAttataattaaactcaattattttaattgataatattaaTACATATTCCATGCATAATCTATTAGAGTAGCTATTAACTGTGATGCAAGAGGCTAAAGACAACCACGTCATAACTTGAGAAACTGTGCTGTAAATTTTTTCGATTATTTATTTTCTCGCCAATTTTTTTAAATCCAGACCTATGCCAATTAACCTGTGTTGTTGTTtggtatattaaattaaaaatgcaCAGGTGAATATAAATTTACAtaggatttttttcttaaaatagacttttaaatattaaatattcatgGTTAATGTGAAACTAATATGAGTTTATATTAATTcacctttattttaaataataatttttatttatatacttatcataatacaaaatcataattttaaaaattaaatgtttatattagtttattattattttctaaatattagtattgttgaaatattataaatttaattgataCATACAACCAAATTCTTATATCATTACAAATTTACCTCAAATATATAAATACTATTTTAATAAACTATTAGTTTTAATATGTATTGGTGACctattataatttcatttatttaaattaatattcacaaaacttaaaactttaattatttgaaattatgAGAAATCAACTTCTTATTAAATAATTGATTAAAAATGCTTACCGTTGATAATTATTGCAAACATATGGAAATTATAActtatgttaaattatttattagtctTTACTAAATTGTTTAAgagtttttgttttaaaaaaaaaacttaagagtctaatttataattaatattgttaaaattttacaaaataaaagtagaaatgtatgaaaataaataacaactTACCATAAacactttaaattaaattaaaaatgtatagacaatttaaaactattaatatcttattttccaattatttaaaactcttttatatttataattttttttaataattttttttcaaaaaactaatttaaatttaaaaatctatataaaacgtatttaaattattatacaaataattatatttgaaataaaatttaagtaattttatattatttataaaaaaaataaactaatatcTATTTAAATCATccttataaaaaattacaaaataattaaatattattttaatttatacatataattagCTAATACAGTATCCAAACTAGTTTTGGTAATTTAAGCtaacataaaaggaaaaattgaagcattaaaataaaaaaagggatgAAGCGGTGTCGTTTAAGGTTTACTTTCCAAAAATGAGGATGGTACACAAGATGTGATAAGATACGGCTCCCCTCCATCAAGCTCTACCGTACGCCTCACCTGAACCCTAGCAAATTCCAAGCTTTTCAATGCCAAGGGTTTCTTATTGGCCAAAAAAATATCCCAGcgtttctttctttccttttccttcGTAGTTGGTAAATAATCATCTTAAACCATCATTTTTTtctttggatttaaaaaaaaaataattaccatTTGGTTCCCTGTAAACCCGAAGGAGGAAAATCTATGAACTTTGGCAGCGTCACATTGGTTTCGCTTATACAACGTCATTCCAATTACTTCATGTAAGAGTtgatttttcacttttgtttgCCGTTATTGTTTCtttctatttaaattatttatgtctATTTACTGAGGATTTGTggatttataatatttaatttgtgtttttctttctttattttagtaaattcaatGTTTTTATGGTAATTTATTGTCTGATAGTTGCTcggtttttcttttttccatcGGTGAAAAAGGaagttaattttgtattttttagcaAAACGATTATAAAATGGGATACTTTTTTCTGCTGTGGAATTTGATGTAAATCGGATGCTTACttgtaaaaaaaaagggtttgaCTAGAAAAATGAATTGATGAATCTTTGGATAATAAATGCCAGAGATCATTTATGAACGAGCTTAGGTTAGAATTACAGCTAATTCTTTGCTTTCTGAAAGTAGGGTTATGAGCTGAATTAAATGACTTTGCAACTGTGCTTAGAAATGTTTCTGTTTTAAGAAGATCTTTGCTTATTTTCCAGTAATCGTCAAGACTTGGGAAAACTCCTTTTGATTACTTGGTTTCATGTTGGTAAACTGATTGTTGTTGTTCCATTGAGTAAGAAATAGAACTTTTATGTTGAGTGTGGCTTGTATTGGTTATTGGGATATCGAAATAGGAGCTAAGTTTGATCTTTCCGAGCAAATTGTATGGCATTTAGTTTAGCTGGTATTGGCACTTTTGTTACTATTAATGAATGCATCTTTGGTCTTGAGAGAATTCAAGGCCCCTGGTAGTCCCTTATACTATGTATAATATATTAAA containing:
- the LOC107954658 gene encoding protein FAR1-RELATED SEQUENCE 12 isoform X1, translated to MPCSSLDSNLDLQSMGENASMEEPEAEPIQNSDGKEFVSVEGTSDEEPYVGKEFESEEAAKVFYDAYATRVGFIMRVDAFRRSMRDGKVVWRRLVCNKEGFRKLRPRRSENRKPRAITREGCKAMIVVKKEKTGKWVVSRFVKEHNHQLVPIPVNGRRSMLLSQTPLELQTWKMVMDEKDVKIRELTAELQRERKRSAAIQEQLDMVLREMEEHSNHLSRNIDDIVQSLREIESNPVALFKRQ
- the LOC107954658 gene encoding protein FAR1-RELATED SEQUENCE 1 isoform X2, which produces MPCSSLDSNLDLQSMGENASMEEPEAEPIQNSDGKEFVSVEGTSDEEPYVGKEFESEEAAKVFYDAYATRVGFIMRVDAFRRSMRDGKVVWRRLVCNKEGFRKLRPRRSENRKPRAITREGCKAMIVVKKEKTGKWVVSRFVKEHNHQLVPIPVNGRRSMLLSQTPDEKDVKIRELTAELQRERKRSAAIQEQLDMVLREMEEHSNHLSRNIDDIVQSLREIESNPVALFKRQ